In Paludibacter propionicigenes WB4, the genomic window TAGGTAAAACCCGCAAACTGGACGTTTCTAAATATGTAGCCGATACTGATTTTGTGATTGAGGTGATTGAACGTCACATGGAAAAATCAAAATTAAATATCAAAGGTTCTCCAATTATTGTTTCCGGAGGTTACGGAGTAGGAAGTGCCGAAAATTTCAAATTATTACACGAGTTAGCTGCTACATTAGGTGGCGAAGTTGGAGCTTCACGTGCAGCAGTTGATGCAGGATTCTCGGAACATGAACGTCAAATCGGTCAGACCGGAACCACCGTTCGTCCTAAACTGTACATTGCTTGCGGTATTTCTGGTCAAATCCAGCACATTGCCGGTATGCAGGAAAGTGCCATGATTATAGCCATAAACAACGATCCTAAAGCACCAATCAACGCAATTGCCGACTATGTAATTACAGGAACAGTAGAAGAAGTACTTCCAAAAATGATTAAGTATTACAAAAAGAACTCGAAATAACATGAACTTTTTTAACGACAATCCCGCAATAAAATTTCAACTGTCTCATCCATTGATGACAAAAATAGTTGCCCTCAAGGAGCGCAATTTTGTTGAAAAAGATAAATATGATTATGCATCCCGCGATTTTGAGGATGCAATTGACAACTACGAAAAAGTACTTGAAATTATCGGGGAAGTTTGTGGTGAAATTATTGCTCCTAATGCTGAGAGCGTTGACCATGATGGTCCTGAAGTTATCAACAGCCGTGTAAAATACGCTCGCGGAACACAGGAAAACCACGATGCACTGACTCAGGCTGGTGTTTATGGTATTACTTTACCTCGTCAGTATGGCGGTTTAAATTTCCCAATGGTGGCTTATGTTATGTCGGGCGAAATGGTTTCGCGCGCCGATGCCGGATTTGCCAATATCTGGGGACTTCAGGACTGTGCCGAAACAATTTCTGAATTTGCCTCAGATGAGATAAAAGCTGAATTTCTTCCTCGGGTAGCCGAAGGAGCTACTTGCTCGATGGACCTTACAGAGCCCGATGCAGGATCTGATTTACAAGCCGTGCAATTGAAAGCCACTTATAACGAAAACGACGGACTGTGGTATCTGAACGGAGTAAAACGCTTTATTACCAACGGAGATGCTCAAATTAAACTTGTTTTAGCCCGTTCGGAAGAAGGCACCAGCGATGGTCGTGGACTTTCGTACTTTGTGGCCGAAAACAAACATGATAACACTGTTTTGGTACGTCGTATCGAAAACAAACTGGGTATCAAAGGATCTCCAACTTGCGAACTTGTATTCAACAATACACCTGCAAAACTGGTTGGAACACGTCGTTTAGGACTTATCAAATACGTAATGTCTTTGATGAATGGCGCTCGTTTGGGCATCGGTGCTCAGTCTGTGGGACTTTCGGCAGCTGCATACAACGAGGCATTGGCTTACGCCCGTGATCGTCGTCAGTTCGGTAAAGCCATTATTGAATTCCCAGCTGTATTTGAAATGGTATCAATTATCAAGGCTAAACTTGATGCTTCTCGTGCTCTACTTTACGAAACAACACGCTTTGTAGATATTTATAAAGCTTACGAGGCTATAGAAAATGAAAGAAAGCTTGAAGCTGACGAAAAAGCTGACTATAAGGAATATTCTAAACTGGCCGATGCATTGACTCCTATGCTCAAGATGTTTACCAGCGAATATGCCAACCAAAATGCTTACGACTGTATTCAGGTTCACGGAGGTTCAGGCTTTATGAAAGATTATGCCTGCGAACGCTTATTCCGTGATGCCCGTATCATGACAATCTACGAAGGAACTTCTCAATTGCAGGTAGTGGCTGCTATCCGTCACGTAACGACAGGCAATTACCTGAAAATAATTCGTGATTATGATGCTCAACCTATCAAACCAGAATTTACATCGTTCCGCAAACGCTTGCAGATTATGACCAACCTGTATGCTAACGCGGTTGCACGTGTAACCGAAGCTAAAAATCAGGAATATCTGGATTTTCAAGCTCGTCGTCTGGTAGAAATGGCAGGACACATCGTTATGAGTTACCTGTTAATCATTGATGCTTCGCGCGATACCGAAGATTTGTTCCGTAAATCTGCGGAGGTTTACCTGAATTATGGCGAAGTAGAAGTGCGCAGACATGCTGCATTTATCAAAACATTTGATGTTGAAAATGTTGATGTTTATAAAGTAGTTTAAACACATACAAATCCAGATATAAAATGCCCCAAAGAAACAAATTTCTTTGGGGCATTTTTATGTTTGACATATCAATTTCGAAAAATCAATCAAGATACTGATATATTATCAGAGGCATTGCTATAAATTCGGGAGAACAAGACATAAAAAAAGCCTACCTGAACGATAGACTTTTCAATGCGTGACAAAAGTCAATTAGTATATACTAAATTACTTTCACATTTACTGCATTTAATCCTTTTTTGCCTTCCTGCAAATCAAATTCGACGGTATCGCCTTCACGAATTTGATCGATTAATCCAGAAATGTGTACAAAATGTTCTTTTTTTGAACCATCTTCGCTGATGAATCCAAAGCCTTTAGATTCATTGAAGAATTTAACTGTTCCTTTGCTCATTGTTGATATTTATTATTTTAATGTCCTGCAAAGATAATGTTATATAATTATAAACCACCGTTTTTTGAAAAATAATTTACAAACAAGTAAATTATTTCTTTAAATATTATTTATTCTGTTAGAAAACAGTGAAAACATCAAGCTTTCAGACACTAAAAGAATTTTATAAATCATGGTTAGGATAGACAATTCCACATTGATGTCTGATTTCATCCATAGCTCTGACTAATTCCAGGCTGTGCTCCAAACTCCACTTATCACTTTGCTTTTGTTCGTTTAAAACGCAATGAACGACTTCCTGTGCTTCAAGCTCATAACCGTTCCCGTTTATTTCAAAATCAAAAATTTGCTCAACTCCTGTATCAGAAATCAGTTTCACATTACCGGGACAAAACCACATATGCTCCAGTATTATTTTTCCTTTCGTACCATGAATTTCAGCCACAACCGGCAAATCTGCCAAAAAAGAAGAATACATCACCGCCAGCTTTTCTTTTCCATAATTAAAGACATAGCTGCTATTTGTATCGCACCCCTGATCGTTCAATCCCGCAACAGCAACCATTTTATCCGGCTTGCCCAGAAGAAATAAAGACAGGAAGATATTATAGATTCCGATATCCAATGTAGTACCACCACACAGATCAATATTAAAATGTCGGTATTGCTGAGCACCACTGGAACGTATGCAAAATGACGCCTTTAAAAAGTTTACTTCTCCAATCTGACCTTCGGTTATCAGATCTTTAGCTTTAATAATATTCGGAAGAAAACGACTCCACAGGGCTTCCATTAAAAAGAGATTTTTCTCTTTAGCCTTATCAATCATTATGTTCACCTCACGCTCATTCACCCCCATAGGTTTCTCACAAAGCACATTCTTGTTATGATTCAAAGCCAACAGAGTATTCTCAAGATGAAGATTATGCGGTGTGCCTATGTAAATTACGTCGACGTCGATATCTTTTACGAGTTCTTCATAACTTCCATATGCCTTGGGGATATTAAACTCAGAGGCAAAACTTAACGCTGACTCTAAGTTTCTGGAACCAACAGCGCATATTTCACAGTTGTCTACAACCTGAAGCGCTGTAGCAAATTTATGCGCAATCCACCCGGTACTTAATATGCCCCATTTTATTTTTTTGTTTTCCATATCTCTTTTTTTAATCTTAATACTTTATTCTTCGGTTGGAACTTCTGGAGTTTTAAGTAGTAACTGATAAAACGCAGCATCGAGCCATCGCCCAAATTTGTAACCGGCTTCCTTCAGAACTCCCGTAAGAACAAATCCTTCATTCTCATGCAGCTTTATGCTAACTGTATTATCAGCATCAATAACACCTATCAACGAATGATAATTTTGCTCCTGAGCTCTTTTTATAATATCAAGCAGCAACACTTTCCCCAATCCACGACCACGCATGTCACTACGCACATAAACCGAATGCTCAACAGTATATTTATAAGCAGGTTGCACGCGAAACATTCCATAAGTCGAAAAGCCCAATAACTTTCCATCTTGCGCAAATGCACCAACTACAGGATAATCACCTTTTATTTTATCGGCGTACCACGCATTCATTCGTTCTAAAGTACGAACCTTATATTCGTACAAAGCCGTTGAATTAAGTATTGCATCATTGAAAATGGCTAATATTTCTGGTAATTGGGCTTCGGTGCAGGGTTTTAATTGAAATTCTATCATCTCTTTTTCTTTACAAATTATTTTTCAATCAGCAAACTAACTTTCTTGTTTGGTAATGACCTTATGAGATTTTCGTCGTTTGGTAGTTCTTTTCTGATACTGATTGGAAAGGACACTGATACTTCCATCCACTTCCAGAATGGCTAAATCTACTTCCTTGACGGTGGCAACTCCATGTTCACGCACAGCCTCCATAAGCTCTTCGGATGTAATTTTCGCTTTCTTCATGTGCGATTCTATCATTTTTCCTTTATAAACAAGCATCGTCGCGTCTCCTTCAATCGCTTTATTAAACTTTGGAAACCGATACTGGAGATACTTTAAGCCGTAATTCACCACAAATAAAGTTGATGCAGCTACCAGTCGCCCATTAGCGTCGAATCCGGTCCGACCATTGCATTTTGTACAGCGTTACTTATCAGCAAAATAAACACCAAGTCAACTACAGAGAGTTGAGCCAATTCTTTTTTCCCAAACAGCCGGATAGCAATAACAATAAAAAGATAAATTACAAAAGTACTGAATACAATTCGTACATAATTATTACTTATTAGCTCGCTCATAACATTTCTATTTTATTGCAGTTTAGTAATATCAAGCCATTCTTTAATCAACTGTAAGGTCGATACTTCAGCTTCTTTACGAGGTGTATGTCCGGCACATGGTATTTCCGAAACACGAACAGAACCCGAAATTTCTCTTTTCAACACATATAGTTGCTCCACACTCCCGAACTCATCAGACTCTCCCTGAAAAGCAAGTACCGGACATGCGATGTTCCGAAGTAAAGGTACTATTGTCCATTCAGCAAAATAATCACTTAACCATGTTTCGTGCCAAAGTCGGAAAAGCTCAGAAGTCTTAGCCCCATGATATTTGATCAGGCTTTCAAGTAAACTCGTAGTCTTTGCGCGCTCACGGGTTTCGAGCACAGCAGCTTTACCTGAATCCTCTATAAAACTATGAGCACCTTCCAGTATCAATCCCTTGACTCTGGCGGGATAAAACGATGCTGTAAGCAGTGCTATTGTAGCACCATCGCTGTGACCATAGATAATTACATCATTGATATTCAAAGAATCAAGAATCCGAACTAACTCATGAGCCTCATCATGTAAATAAAACTCAGTACGCTGAGTCACAGCAAACGGTGAAGACTGCCCATAACCGCGTCGGTCATATAACAATGCATTGAGTCCGGTCATACCTATTAACACCTCCGGAAAATTGCCCCACATTTCCACACAGCCCCACGAGTCATGCAAAAAAACTAAAGTTGGTTTATTTCCGTTCTTTGGAAACGTATCTATTTGCCTAATAAATAGGTGATAATCTTCTTGCTGCAAATAAAAATCTTTCATCAAATCCCTTGTTAATTCCTGATTTACAAATGTAGAAAAAAAGCGTCAATTCATCACTGACTCTCAATTATTTTATACCTTTGTAGGAACTAATAAAAACGAAATAATGAAAAAGCTAGTGGTGCTTACCGGTGCCGGAATGAGCGCCGAAAGTGGAATCAGCACATTCCGCGATGCAGGAGGACTTTGGGAACAACATAGAGTAGAAGATGTGGCAACTCCTCAGGGCTGGTCGCGTAATCCTGCATTAGTGTTGGACTTTTACAATCAACGGAGAAAACAGCTACTGGAATGCAAGCCCAATGCAGGTCATTTGGCATTGGCCGAACTGGAGAAAAGCTACGAAGTCCGAATCATCACTCAAAATGTAGACAATTTGCATGAACAAGCTGGAAGTAGCCATGT contains:
- a CDS encoding acyl-CoA dehydrogenase family protein → MNFFNDNPAIKFQLSHPLMTKIVALKERNFVEKDKYDYASRDFEDAIDNYEKVLEIIGEVCGEIIAPNAESVDHDGPEVINSRVKYARGTQENHDALTQAGVYGITLPRQYGGLNFPMVAYVMSGEMVSRADAGFANIWGLQDCAETISEFASDEIKAEFLPRVAEGATCSMDLTEPDAGSDLQAVQLKATYNENDGLWYLNGVKRFITNGDAQIKLVLARSEEGTSDGRGLSYFVAENKHDNTVLVRRIENKLGIKGSPTCELVFNNTPAKLVGTRRLGLIKYVMSLMNGARLGIGAQSVGLSAAAYNEALAYARDRRQFGKAIIEFPAVFEMVSIIKAKLDASRALLYETTRFVDIYKAYEAIENERKLEADEKADYKEYSKLADALTPMLKMFTSEYANQNAYDCIQVHGGSGFMKDYACERLFRDARIMTIYEGTSQLQVVAAIRHVTTGNYLKIIRDYDAQPIKPEFTSFRKRLQIMTNLYANAVARVTEAKNQEYLDFQARRLVEMAGHIVMSYLLIIDASRDTEDLFRKSAEVYLNYGEVEVRRHAAFIKTFDVENVDVYKVV
- a CDS encoding cold-shock protein, whose amino-acid sequence is MSKGTVKFFNESKGFGFISEDGSKKEHFVHISGLIDQIREGDTVEFDLQEGKKGLNAVNVKVI
- a CDS encoding Gfo/Idh/MocA family protein, whose product is MENKKIKWGILSTGWIAHKFATALQVVDNCEICAVGSRNLESALSFASEFNIPKAYGSYEELVKDIDVDVIYIGTPHNLHLENTLLALNHNKNVLCEKPMGVNEREVNIMIDKAKEKNLFLMEALWSRFLPNIIKAKDLITEGQIGEVNFLKASFCIRSSGAQQYRHFNIDLCGGTTLDIGIYNIFLSLFLLGKPDKMVAVAGLNDQGCDTNSSYVFNYGKEKLAVMYSSFLADLPVVAEIHGTKGKIILEHMWFCPGNVKLISDTGVEQIFDFEINGNGYELEAQEVVHCVLNEQKQSDKWSLEHSLELVRAMDEIRHQCGIVYPNHDL
- a CDS encoding GNAT family N-acetyltransferase; protein product: MIEFQLKPCTEAQLPEILAIFNDAILNSTALYEYKVRTLERMNAWYADKIKGDYPVVGAFAQDGKLLGFSTYGMFRVQPAYKYTVEHSVYVRSDMRGRGLGKVLLLDIIKRAQEQNYHSLIGVIDADNTVSIKLHENEGFVLTGVLKEAGYKFGRWLDAAFYQLLLKTPEVPTEE
- a CDS encoding DUF421 domain-containing protein: MVNYGLKYLQYRFPKFNKAIEGDATMLVYKGKMIESHMKKAKITSEELMEAVREHGVATVKEVDLAILEVDGSISVLSNQYQKRTTKRRKSHKVITKQES
- a CDS encoding alpha/beta fold hydrolase — protein: MKDFYLQQEDYHLFIRQIDTFPKNGNKPTLVFLHDSWGCVEMWGNFPEVLIGMTGLNALLYDRRGYGQSSPFAVTQRTEFYLHDEAHELVRILDSLNINDVIIYGHSDGATIALLTASFYPARVKGLILEGAHSFIEDSGKAAVLETRERAKTTSLLESLIKYHGAKTSELFRLWHETWLSDYFAEWTIVPLLRNIACPVLAFQGESDEFGSVEQLYVLKREISGSVRVSEIPCAGHTPRKEAEVSTLQLIKEWLDITKLQ